A part of Chloroflexota bacterium genomic DNA contains:
- a CDS encoding hydroxymethylglutaryl-CoA reductase, degradative gives MGSGKTNKNKFYNLTRQERLAQLKTESDLSDADIAALSGAAGLTADQAEHMIENVVGTYALPVGIARHFVINGQPVSIPMVVEEPSIVAGASFMAKLAQPSGGFTATTTAPEMIGQIQILDLDDPAVAREKLLAEKAALLAQVAEVDPVLKRLGGGPRDLEFRLIEGSPIGAFLVAHLIYDVRDAMGANAVNTAVERLAPRIEAITGGRVLLRILSNLADRRLARVEVTIRTADLAFGDFSGETVRDGIIQAWAFAAADPYRAATHNKGIMNGVDAVILATGNDWRAIEAGAHAYAARSGRYTSLSTWYQDEDGNLAGTLEMPMAAGIVGGATRVHPGAQAALKLMGVTTSADLAQVIVSVGLAQNLAALRALATEGIQRGHMALHARQVAIAAGAEGDQVETLAERLVEEKTVRIDRAREIMAEWS, from the coding sequence ATGGGATCCGGCAAGACAAACAAAAATAAATTCTACAACCTCACCCGTCAGGAACGTTTGGCGCAACTCAAAACCGAATCCGATTTATCTGATGCCGATATCGCTGCACTCAGCGGCGCGGCGGGCCTGACCGCTGACCAGGCAGAGCACATGATCGAAAACGTGGTCGGTACCTATGCCCTCCCGGTGGGGATTGCCCGTCATTTTGTGATTAACGGTCAGCCTGTCTCGATTCCCATGGTGGTGGAAGAGCCGTCCATCGTGGCCGGGGCGTCCTTCATGGCGAAACTGGCGCAACCCAGCGGCGGCTTCACAGCCACCACCACCGCGCCGGAAATGATCGGTCAAATTCAGATTCTGGACCTGGATGACCCGGCAGTAGCGCGTGAAAAGCTCCTGGCAGAGAAAGCCGCCTTGCTAGCTCAGGTCGCAGAGGTTGATCCGGTGCTCAAGCGTCTGGGCGGAGGCCCGCGAGATCTGGAATTTCGATTGATCGAAGGTTCCCCGATTGGTGCATTTCTTGTGGCGCACCTGATCTATGACGTGCGGGATGCGATGGGCGCCAATGCGGTGAATACCGCGGTGGAGCGGCTTGCCCCCCGGATAGAAGCGATCACCGGCGGAAGGGTGCTGCTGCGAATCCTATCCAATTTGGCAGATCGGCGGCTGGCGCGTGTGGAAGTGACCATCCGCACCGCTGACCTGGCATTTGGCGATTTCTCGGGTGAGACTGTCCGGGATGGTATCATCCAGGCCTGGGCTTTTGCCGCGGCGGACCCTTACCGCGCGGCCACCCATAATAAGGGTATTATGAACGGTGTGGATGCCGTGATTCTGGCGACCGGCAATGACTGGCGTGCCATAGAAGCCGGCGCCCATGCCTATGCTGCCCGATCCGGGCGCTATACCAGCCTTTCTACCTGGTATCAGGATGAGGATGGTAACCTGGCCGGGACGCTTGAAATGCCGATGGCGGCCGGAATCGTGGGCGGCGCCACCCGCGTTCACCCCGGCGCACAGGCCGCGCTCAAATTGATGGGCGTGACCACCTCGGCGGATCTGGCTCAAGTGATCGTTTCCGTTGGGCTGGCGCAGAACCTTGCAGCCCTGCGGGCACTGGCAACTGAAGGGATCCAGCGCGGCCATATGGCGCTGCATGCCCGGCAGGTGGCTATTGCGGCTGGGGCAGAAGGCGACCAGGTGGAGACGCTGGCGGAACGACTTGTTGAAGAAAAAACTGTACGGATCGACCGGGCACGGGAGATCATGGCAGAATGGAGTTGA
- a CDS encoding hydroxymethylglutaryl-CoA synthase, translating to MTEHEHQEGIVNRPARPVGIVGYGAYVPRYRLPNKEISRIWKGEESPGPVIEKAVAGLDEDVITMSIEAARNALKRSGIDASQLRAVWVGSESHPYAVKPSGTIVAEAIGAPVHIQAGDWEFACKAGTEALVAAMALVGSQMGEYALAIGMDTAQGKPGDALEYTAASGGAAFIVGPAEDALLTIDAQYSYVTDTPDFWRRAHQIYPEHGQRFTGEPAYFQHVASASSDLMDALGMKPADFRFAVFHQPNKKFPQRVAKQLGFTPEQINAGLLSPVIGNTYAGASLIGLTAVLDLAEPGDKILITSYGSGAGSDSFVLTAQEALPERRKAALSTQDYIARRTEIDYATYVRFRGKIAMK from the coding sequence ATGACCGAACATGAACATCAGGAAGGCATCGTGAATCGACCGGCGCGTCCGGTTGGTATTGTGGGTTATGGGGCCTATGTCCCCCGCTACCGGCTGCCCAATAAGGAAATCTCGCGGATCTGGAAGGGTGAGGAATCCCCCGGTCCGGTGATCGAGAAGGCTGTGGCCGGGCTGGATGAGGACGTGATCACTATGTCGATTGAGGCTGCCCGAAACGCCTTGAAACGCTCCGGGATTGATGCCTCACAGCTGCGGGCTGTTTGGGTGGGTTCCGAGTCGCACCCCTATGCCGTCAAGCCCAGCGGCACCATCGTGGCGGAGGCTATTGGTGCCCCGGTACACATTCAGGCCGGTGACTGGGAATTTGCCTGTAAAGCCGGAACGGAAGCTCTGGTGGCGGCGATGGCCCTGGTTGGGTCACAGATGGGTGAATATGCCCTGGCGATTGGGATGGATACCGCGCAGGGGAAACCCGGTGATGCTCTGGAATATACCGCGGCTTCCGGTGGGGCGGCCTTTATCGTTGGTCCGGCGGAAGATGCCCTGTTGACGATAGATGCTCAATATTCCTATGTGACCGATACACCGGATTTCTGGCGGCGGGCGCACCAGATCTATCCCGAGCATGGGCAGCGTTTTACCGGTGAACCGGCATATTTCCAGCATGTGGCCTCGGCCTCGAGTGACCTGATGGATGCACTCGGAATGAAGCCGGCGGATTTTAGGTTCGCTGTTTTCCACCAACCAAATAAGAAATTCCCCCAGCGGGTAGCCAAACAGTTGGGCTTCACCCCGGAACAGATCAACGCCGGTCTGCTTTCCCCGGTGATCGGGAACACCTATGCCGGAGCATCGCTGATCGGTCTTACGGCTGTTTTAGACCTGGCGGAACCGGGTGATAAGATCCTGATCACTTCCTATGGGTCCGGGGCTGGCTCGGATTCCTTTGTGCTCACGGCTCAGGAGGCATTGCCTGAACGCCGGAAGGCTGCCCTAAGCACTCAGGATTATATTGCCCGGCGAACGGAAATTGACTATGCCACTTATGTCCGCTTCCGCGGCAAGATCGCAATGAAGTGA
- a CDS encoding thiolase domain-containing protein (Catalyzes the synthesis of acetoacetyl coenzyme A from two molecules of acetyl coenzyme A. It can also act as a thiolase, catalyzing the reverse reaction and generating two-carbon units from the four-carbon product of fatty acid oxidation), with protein sequence MDTKQADVVIAGVGQIPVGEHWDASLRQMAAGAILAALKDAEGLRPQVMYIGNMLAATASRQANLGALLTDDVGLAGIEGVTVEAADASGGAALRSGYLAVLSGAVDVALVVGVEKWTDVIGPESETYLSQMLDADFEAAQGLTPLSLAGLLFHRYLQEYDADHKAFAGFPEVAHANGATNPNAMFQKAMSEGAYLRAAEAAEVLNLFDVAPYADGAAAVILARKSALPKGWKKPLVRLIGSSLVIDTLSIHDRHAPLVWDAARISVERACRNAGILPKDLDFFEYHDATSLHAAIALETAGFASQGQGWMLAKPEVIGLKGQIPVATFGGLKARGNTLGATGVYQAVEATLQLRGEAGANQVKDARVGMIQSVGGMAATVATHILAK encoded by the coding sequence ATGGATACGAAACAGGCGGATGTGGTTATTGCGGGAGTCGGGCAGATTCCTGTTGGCGAACATTGGGATGCCTCCTTGCGACAAATGGCGGCTGGGGCGATCCTGGCTGCGCTGAAGGACGCCGAGGGACTGCGCCCCCAGGTGATGTATATCGGTAATATGCTGGCGGCCACGGCTTCCCGTCAGGCCAATTTGGGGGCTTTGCTGACGGATGATGTCGGTCTGGCAGGGATTGAGGGCGTGACTGTGGAAGCTGCCGATGCTTCCGGTGGGGCCGCGCTGCGCTCAGGTTACCTCGCTGTGCTTTCCGGCGCAGTGGATGTGGCTTTGGTGGTCGGTGTTGAGAAGTGGACCGACGTGATCGGGCCGGAATCCGAGACTTATCTTTCTCAAATGCTGGATGCTGATTTTGAAGCTGCGCAAGGGTTGACACCGCTCAGCCTGGCCGGGCTGTTGTTCCACCGTTATTTACAGGAATATGATGCGGATCACAAGGCTTTTGCTGGCTTCCCTGAAGTGGCGCATGCCAATGGCGCAACCAACCCCAATGCCATGTTTCAAAAGGCGATGAGCGAAGGCGCTTATTTGCGCGCAGCGGAAGCTGCTGAGGTTTTGAACCTGTTTGATGTTGCGCCATATGCTGATGGCGCGGCAGCCGTCATTTTGGCTCGCAAATCCGCCTTGCCAAAGGGCTGGAAGAAACCCCTGGTACGGCTGATCGGCTCCAGCCTGGTGATTGATACCCTATCCATCCATGACCGGCATGCACCTCTGGTCTGGGATGCCGCGCGCATATCGGTGGAACGGGCTTGCCGAAACGCTGGCATCCTGCCCAAGGATTTGGATTTCTTTGAATACCATGATGCAACCTCACTGCACGCTGCGATTGCTTTGGAGACAGCAGGTTTCGCTTCCCAGGGACAGGGCTGGATGCTGGCCAAGCCGGAAGTGATCGGCTTGAAGGGACAGATCCCTGTGGCGACCTTTGGCGGCCTTAAGGCTCGGGGAAACACCTTGGGTGCGACCGGTGTCTATCAGGCGGTTGAAGCTACCCTGCAGCTGAGAGGTGAGGCAGGGGCCAACCAGGTGAAGGATGCCCGAGTTGGGATGATTCAAAGCGTTGGTGGAATGGCCGCCACGGTGGCAACGCATATCCTGGCAAAATAA